CGGCGCCCCGACCCCCTCCGACGAGGCCCCGACCGACCCCCCGTCGGACGACACGGACCCGCTCGGCGGACTTCTCGGCGGCCTCTTCGGGTGACGACTCCCGGCCGACACGCGCCACCGGACCCGGGATGGTGTCTCGAACGGATTGTCCCGGCGCCTTTCCGGCCGGGGCGTGCGCCGGAGGCGCGTCGTAATGCACCGGCGTTCATCGATAAGCAAAAGAATCAATGGTGTTGAGATCGGTCAATTTCTGTCATCCACTCACACGAAGCGGCCATCTTTCCTACACTCAATTCACCATGTGACGGCTGTGCCCGATGTGCGACCGACAACGGGGGTGGGGGTGCCGGGCGAGGCCCCTTCGGGCTTCTTCGCTTGCGGCATGATGACCCGTCATGTGCGCGAAGTCCGTGGTCCGGTCGACCGGCGAACGGCGGTTGATTCCGACCGTCGATCTTGTGTGGCGAGATCGGATGCGGGGGGCACCGGAAGTGGTTCGGAGAGGGTGGCGGTTACGCGGCCGGGCGGCCGAGGCGCCGTCGCGGCGCACTTCTCTGATGGCGATCGGCGCGCTGCTCGCCGGTCTCGCCATCGGTCTGCTGACCGGGCCGGGTAATCCGGCCGACCTGCCCCTCTACACCTTCACCGCCGGAGTGCTGCTGGCGATCGGTCTCTACGGCAGCACGCATGAACTCGAGGCCGCCGACGTGCGGGAGAACCTGCGCGCGGTGGTGGTGGCCGTCACCCTGGGAGTGCTGCTCAAAGCGGCGCTGATCTCCGCCGTGATGGTCCTCGTGGTCAGGGGTCCGGAAGCCATCGTGCTCGGTATCGCGGTCGCCCAGATCGACCCGCTCTCCGTGGCCGCCATGGGTGCCCGCCACCGGATGTCGCGCCGGGCGAAGACCCTGCTCTCGGCCTGGGCGTCGTTCGACGACCCGATGACCGTGCTGCTCAGTTTCTACTTCGCCGTGCTGGCGCTGCGGGCCGGCGGCGGTAGCGGTAGCGGCACGGTGTCGATGGCGCCCGACCAGGGCGCCGGGGCCGACTTCCTGCTGACCACCCTGGCCAACGTGGTCCTCTTCGGAATCGCCCTGCTCGTCTGGCACTTGGTTCGGCGGCTCACGGTCGGCCGGCGTACCGAGCACAAGCCGGAGCACCAGCCTGAGGACAGGCCCGAGGACAGGCCCGGGGCCGAGGGCGCCGGCACCGGCTCCGCAGCCGCGCGCCGGGCCGACGTACTCGCGGCGGTGCTCGTCGTTGTCCTGGTGCTGGTCGCCGCCGCGTACATGCTGGTGCTGGCCGTCGCGCTGGCCGGACTCTTCGTCCGCGTCGGCCGGTTCAAGCCGTATGTGAACCGGGCCGTGTCGGGCGCGTTCCTGGTCGCCGCCTGTCTTCTGGGGGTGCTGCTCGCGCAGGGGATCGATCCGCTGCCGGGACTGGCGCTCGGTGCGGCGGCGTTCGGGGCGCAGATGGTGGCCGCGCTGCTCGCCGGGCCCTGGCTGGTGCCGGGCATCAGCCGTGTCGACCGCTACTACCTGGGACTCGGCCAGCAGAACGGCATCACGGCCATCCTGCTGGCCCTGGCACTCGAACCTCAATTCCCGGGCACCGCGGGGGTCGTGGGGCCCGCGATCATCGTCGTCAACCTGCTGCACCACGGCGCCAACCGGCTGCTGGACCGGAAGCTCGACGTGACGCCGCCCCCGCCGCCGCCCGCGCTGCCGAGCGGCCGGGAGAAGCCGGAGCCGTACGGCCCTGAGACCGCCGGCCCCGAAACCGGCGGTCCCGAGACGGCCGGCGGCGCCGCGGCGCGCACGTCACCGGCCGCCGGCGGCCCCATGGGCACTGCCCCCGAGGTGATTTGACCGCGGGGAACGGGGAGAACGAGGAGAGACACCGGGAGGGGGAGCGATGGACCGGGTGGGGGTGGGTCTGGCCGCCTTGGGGTGCGCGGTGGTGGTAGGCCTGTGCGCGGTCCCGTCCGTGGCGTTCGCGGACCAGAAGGAGGACGACGCGCGGGCTGTCTACTGTCTCGACCCCGCCCGGGGGCCGGACATGGTGCGCGCGGCGGTGCAGTTGGATGTGGCGAAGCCGGTGACCGGGGAACCGGGCCGCCTGCTGCCGGGCCCGAACCGTATACGGACTCTGACCGTCGAGCAGTGGTACGACCGCCACCCGAAGGACTTCGGACGGGTCTGCGAGGCCGTGATGGCCGCCCGGTCCGACACGCCGGGGCCGGCGAAGGACGAAGGCGGCGGCGGTGTCCGCGATTCGGCGCTGCTGGCCGCGCTGGGCGTGGTGTTCACGCTGTTCGTCCAGTTCGTCGAGCGCGGCACCTCGCGCCGCAGGGAGCGGCTCACGGCGCTGACCGGTGCGACCGGCACATTCTCCTACGAGGCGGAGCTCTATCTCACCGCCTGGCGGGAGAACGTCCGCAGCCCGCACGGTGAAGTGGCCACCGCCCGTGCCGCGTTGGCGGCGGCGCTGCGGGGACTCGCCCTGCCGGGCGCGCGGGGGCGCGCGGCGGACGGCCTGGGCAGGACCCTCCCGTTGCCCGACCCGCTGGAAGCGGTCGACGCCAAGTCGGCCGGCGGCGCGCGGTCCTGGAGCCCGGACGAGCGGGCGGCCGAGATCCTGCGCGTGCAGGCGGAGTTGAGCGCCACTGTGGCCGAAGCGCGGGAACTGGCCTCCTCGGCCGCGGTCTGGCACGTCCGCCGGTACATCCGCACGTTCCGCCCCTCGCGCTCCGGGACACCGCCCCGGACGCCGGACCATGAGCCGCGTGGCGGCCCGACCACGGGGGCATGAGCGACCATGACGACCAGCCCGCTGCCCTGCAATCTGTTCGGCGTCCCCACCGGGGGCGCCGGACCGTGGCAGAAGTACGCGCCGCTCGCGCCCTGGCTGTTCGAGGGGCATTCCGATCTGTGGGCGCCGGTGGACCATGTGGCGCAGTTGCTGGAGAAATTCCAGGTACAGGGGCCGAGCCCCTGGGATCTCATGGACGTCGAATTCAGCCCCGGCCATCTCGTCATCGTCAGCGGTGCGAAAAAAACGGGCAAGACAAGTCTGATCCATCACTGTGTGCATGATCTGGCCGTCCGTCTTCAGGAATGTGTTATTGCTCGCGACGGGCCCGTCGGCGAGGATGCGCAGATGGTCGAGAAATGGCGCACAAGAAACCGCCCCGCCAGTTCCTTCGTGGTGGTGCTCGACGGATACCGGAACAAAAGGGAGTCCTTTGGGCGGGGCCGCATCGACGGTACCGGTGAGCTGTTCGAGCCCATCGACGCGCAGATCCTGGAGCGTGTCGTCGAAACCCTGAGGGGTCTTCCGGAGTGGGACCGGGCAGAGCGTGAGTCAGTACTTACCGTGGATCCGTCCAAGCCCTACAGTGGATATCACCGGCTCAAAAGAATCCTGAAAGACGTCAACCGCTGCGCATTGATCGTCGTGCCCCATGTCCCCTGGGCGCACACCGAATTGTCCATTAGATTCATAAATGAGTGCCACGAGATCGCGACCCGTGGACTCGTGGTGTTTCTGGAGGTGTCGCAGATCGACTTCGCCCCGCTGCTGCACGCCGCGCTGGGCGAGAGACCGGAAGCGGTGACCCATCTGGAGATGGGTGCGCTGGAGAAAGAGGACTGGACCACCTACATCCGGCACCGGCTCACCGTGGACGGCATACCGGCTCCGGTGGTATCCGTCGCGGACGACGTCATCGACACGGCGCCGTCATTACCGATCAACACCATCGGGGACATGCAGACACATCTCTACGAGATCGCCCAACTGGCTCGCAGGGAATACAACGACCTGATCGACGCGGAAGTCGTACGCCGACACTTCGACGAGTTGACGCGACCCGATGTCCTGCGCAGGTACTGACCGTCTCACCAGGGAGGAGCACCGCAGTGAGTCAGATCGACAGCAATCCCGGCAGAATCAATCCATTTCGGGGCAGCACCAGCGTCCAGCTGGAAGGCTTCGACGACACCACGAACGTCGGTAACGACTCCCCGAGGGAACGGATTCACATCCCGGGCGGACCCTGGCCGGATTTGCGGGAACATCTCACCGAGTATTTCGAGTCGGCGGAGAACGGCCGTGTCCGGGGCCGTGTCATGGCCCTGGTCGGCGGTTACGGACTCGGTAAGAGCCATATCGCCGAGAAACTCATCAGCACGGTCCGTGAGAGAGGCAGCTCCCAGCCCATCTGGGTGATCGGGCAGCCCTTCACCGACATGGGGTCGGTCTACCGCAACCGGATCATGCATCCGCGGGACGACTTCAACGCCCGCGCCGAACTCGAACGCGCGGTGACGGACTACCACTCCGACGTCGTGGCGGACTTACTGGACCGGGACGAGTCCCTCCTCCAGAGCGAGCAGGAGCGCGACTACGTACGCGGACTGCGCGAACGCCGGATCGACCCGCAGAAGATCGCCCAGACGTACGACTTGGACCAGGAGCTGATCCAGCGGCGGCTGCGGGAACACCTCAAGGGAGTCACCGACCACCGCGCCTTCGCCACCGCCCTGGCCCTGCTGCTGCGCCGGCCCTTCAACAGCGACGTGTGGGACTGGCTCTCGGGGGAGCGGCCCGCGCAGTCGCTGCGGGACCGGGGGATCACCGGCGCGATCGACGGCATCCAGATGACGTTCGACGCCCTCGCCGTCTTCAGCTTCGTCTACGGGCAGGTCGGGAAACCGTACGTCCTCGTCCTGGACGACTTCGAGAAGGTGTACAGCTGGCGGCGCAAGGAGCGCATGCTCTTCATCAACGCCTTCGAGATGCTGGTCAACTGCTATGTCAACGAAGGCGGTCTGCTCGTCTTCTGCATCCAGCCGGACTCCTGGGGCAAGCTTCCGCCGTCCCTCCACGAGCGGGTGTCGCCGTTCTGGCTGAACAACTGGAACGCGCGGCGCACCGAAGAACTCATCAGCGCCTATGTGAGCGGCCCGGCCCCACGGACGGCCGGCCCGGAGACACCTTTCGCGCCCTTCACCCGCCCCGCCGTGGGCGAGGTGGCCGTCATCTCCGACGGCGTCCCCCGCAGAGCGCTGCGCATCTGTGAGAGCGCCTGGAACACGGCGCTCGGGTCGCGCGGCGAGATGGCGCCCATCGACATGCGGACCGTGCACCGCGCGGTACGCGCCGACTACGAGACACGCTCCACGGAGGAGGTCTACAGCCTCCTCGACAAGGCGCTCACCGAGGAGCAGTGGGGCCGCGCGGCCGGCCCGGAGGGGCTGAACGAGTCGGTCGTCGGCAGCCACGGTCACGCGCCGTACTGGGTACGGGTCGCGGCCGCCTCGTGGATCGCCATCGTGCCGGTGGGCTCCGTCCTCGGCGACGACGACGTCGAGGCGATCCGGCGCGTCACCGACACCGTGCGCGACGTCTTCCGGTCCAGCCACTGCGAGGTCCTGATCGTCGTGAACGGACAGGTCTCACGCACCATGCGGGACCGCGTCACGGCCGTGACGGACACCGTCCCGCTGGCCGTGGGCGAGCGGCGGTTCGCCCGCGACCTCACGCTCGGCGTCGCCAAGCTCGCCGACCGGCTCCGTACCAGCAGCCGCGACGCCCAGCTCGAACGGGTACGCGACCGGCTCGACACCATCACCGCCCAGCAGTCCGACATCATGCGGCGGCTCGACAGCGTCGAGGTCGGCATCACCCGGCACCAGCACGCGAGCGCGGTCCGCACCGACCGGACCCCCGAACTCCCGCTGCCCGACACCGTCCAGCCCTACTTCACCGCCGCGTTCGCCGGAGTGGACCGGCTGCTCGACGGCACCGGCGAACCGTCCCCCGATCTCGGGGTCGACGGCACCGGCATGGCCGCCCCCGGTGCCCGCCCGCACCGCATGGACTTCAGTGCACGGCGAATGGAACTCCTGGGCACCGCCGCGCACGCGCGCAACCTCATCAAGGCGTTCCAGCGGTCCCTCGCCGACTGGTGGCGCACCGTCGGCGGTGACGAGGGCGGGCCCATCGACCGCGAACAGCATCAGAGCCTCTTCGTCATCTGCCGCAGCTTCGAGATCTCCATCGAGGTGCTGCCCCCGCTGAGTCCGGCCGGATCGCCCGGCGAAAGTCTCGGCGGCGGGTTCCGCACGGGCTCCTGGGAGGAGCCCGCCGTGCCGTACGACAGCGATCCGGGAGAGCTGCTGCCCGCACTGGCGGGCGACGTGCTGCGCTCGATGCGCGCCGTCGTCAGGAACCGGCTGCCGCGATCCCCCTGACCAGCTCGCGCAGCCGGGTCTCGGCGTTGGCCACCTCGAACTGGTCGAGTGTCACACCGAGGACGAAGTCCCCCTCGCCCTCGCCCAGCCAGTGGATGTACACGGCGCCCTCCTGCACGTCCAGCACCAGCCGGGTGAGCCCCGACAGGCCGATCGACTGCAACGGTTCGGCCAGACTCGCCACCGTCGTACGGAGGCGGAACGCGATGTCGTGGTACATCGCGCGCTTGGCCGCGGCCACGACGCCCACCAGATGGGGACTGATCAGCCGGTCGCCCAGAGCGTCACCGGCGCACACCAGCGCCCAGTCGCGGTAGTACGCGGCGTACTGGAGGTCGTGCCGGTTGACCAGCGACCGCCAGTCGCTCCGCAGTACGGACACCAGCGCCTGGTCCGCCGTCCGGTCGGCCTCGAAGTTGATGTCCTGGGGGCCGTCGAGCGCGCGCAGCGGACGGTTCTTGTCACCGCCCAGATGCTCGTCCGGCTGATGCAGCACCGCTTCGCGGATGTCCGCGACCGTGTCGTTCATCATCCAGTCCAGCGCGTCCACCCCGTCGTCCGCCAGGGTGACGGACACCAGGTGCTGACCGCGCTTGAGCCGTCCGTAGTGCATCGCCCCACCGGTGGTGACGGCCAGCACCCGCATCAGATAGCCGGTCTCCAGCCGGTCCAGGGTCGTGCTGAAGTCCGCGACGCAGCGCAGCAGTTGCCGGCCGGGCCGGCCCTCCGTCTCGACCTCCTCGTCCCACGGCAGGCCACCGGCCGCGGGGAACGGGTCCGCGCCCGCGGGCCGGACCGCGAAATCCACGATGTTGTTGCTGAAGTGCGCGATCCCCCGGAACAAGGGCGTCTTCCGGGCCGCGGCCAGACACCGCCGGGCGAACTCGTCGTAGGCGTCGTCGGTCCAGTGGTCCGCCTTCAGCAACTCGGCACGGGTACGCGCCGATCCATCGAGGCCGGCCTGTTCCGTCATGTCCACTCCGTTCCCCTCCCCGGGCCGCCGCCCGCCGATGTCACACGCCGGGCAGTTCCATGTCGATGTCCCCGCGCCGCCGCGCCATCTCCGGAGTGTGCGGCCCGCCCCTCAGCTTCGCCTCGGTGATGGCCAGGTTGTCCGCCGCGACGGCCCGGAACGGGTGCCGTGCCATCTCCAGCCTGTCGTAGCCGTCCCGGGCGAACTTCTCCAGCGCCGCCGCCTCGTCCAGGCGGCCGGTCTCGAAGAGCGCGCCGGCGACACCGACGGCCGCCGCCATGACCCAGGGATGACCGGAGCCCATCCGCTCCCTCAGCGCCGACTGCGCGGCGGTACCGATCTCCAGCGCGGGCGCGTGCCGCCCGGCGTACCGCAGATGGACCCCGAGCCGCACCCGGCAGAGCTGCGCGAACGGATGGACGGCGCCCAGGGTGCTCTCGATACGGGTCAGACAGCGCTCCGTCTCGGCGACCGCGTCCTCGAACTCACCCAGCGCACAGAGATCCACCGCCAGACTGAACCGGCAGCGCAGTGTGGCCAGATGCTGCTCACCGAGCCTCTCCAGTGCCAGCTCCAGCACCCGCAGGTCGCGCTCCCTGGCCCCGTCGAGGTGGCCGAGCCGGCGCTCGCTCACCGCGAGCCCGTTCTCGGCGTCGACCCGCAGCGGCACCGGGAGCGGGTTCGCGTCGGACGACGAGCGGCGCAGCATCAGCCTCTTCAGCAGGTCGAACGACTCGGCGTTCTGCCCGAGATTGCGGTGCATGGCGGCGAGGAACGGCACCAGTTCCACCACGCGGGCACTGTCGGGGCCGGCGATCGCGCGTCGTTGGTTGTGCAGGTTCTGAAGGAGCCGCAGCGCCTTGTGGTAGTCGCCGTTCAGCGCCAGGGACAGCGCGAGCGTGTGCTCCACCAGGGCGGTCGCCTCGTGCCGGGGCCCCAGCAGTTCCAGCATGCTCTGCGCGGCGCTGTCGTCCTCGGCCAGCCCGTCCGAGAAGTTGCCCACGGCCCTGAGGCCCGCCGAGTAGAGCCTGTTGGTCTGGAGCGCGCGCGGGTGGTTCGGGCCGAGGAGCGCGCGGTAGCCGTGGAGGGACGTGCGCGCGAGGCGCCCCGCGTCGCCGTACTGGCCGAGCCGCCGGTGCGCCTGGGACTTCAGGGCGAGCAGCCGCAGATACTCCGGGGTCCGGCCGTCGTGCCACGAGTTGACGGCGAACTCCCCGACCCGCAGGGCCTCTTCCAGCGAGACCTTGTCACCCGACCGCACCAGGTCGTGGAGGTGGCCCAGCAGCCGGCCGCGCACCTGGGGGCGCGTGTCGTCCCACAGTCTCAGCGCCTCGATCTGGCGTGCCCGGCGGTCCATGTACTCCTTGGCCCGCGGGCCCTCCCGGCGTCCGGCGCCGTCGGCGGCCGGCTCGTACCGGCCGACGACCTCGCGCAGCTCCGCCTCCCGCCCGGCCCGTCGCGACCCCATGCGCCGCACGACGAGCTCCCGGACGACCCCGTGCATCCGCACCGGTTCGTCGGGGCGGGCGAAGTCGAACTCGACGAGGCCGTAGCGGTTCAGCGCCCACAGGGCGACGTCGACCATCAGCGGCTCGTCGAGATGGGCGCCGTCGCCCGGCTCCGGGGCCGGACCGGACATCGGCGCGTCACCGGGTGACGGAGGTTCGCGGCGCCGGCGGACCACGGCCGCCTGCATCTGGGGCGACCGCAACAGCGGCAGATCCATCCCCGCGCCCGCCAGCAGGGCGCACACCTCGGCCAGCCAGACCAGCGGGTCGCTGCCGCCCGCGACCCGCGCCCACACATGGGCCGCCGCCGTCTCCTCCAGCGAGGCGAACGCGACCTCCAGCAGGACACGCGGCAGCGGTACGTTCGGCATGTCACGCAGCAGCCGTCGCTGATGCCTGTCGAACAGGTCGGTGAACCGCTCGACCGCCCGCCGGATCGCCTCCGTACGCATCAGGTTGTCGGTGTCCACGCCCCGCGCCGTCTCCACACCCAGCCACGCGGCGGCCAGATACACGCTCAGCGGCAGCCGGCCCACCGTCTGGCCGACCCGGCGGGCGGCGGCCGACGGCAGGTTGGGGACCATCACCGACAGCAGCAGTTCGCTCTCCTCGTCGGTGAACGGCTCGACCACCACCGCCCCGGAGTCCGCCGCGCTGTCGGTGCCCCGGACCGTCGCCAGCACATGGCAGCGCTCGGACGGCCGGGGCAGCAGCCCCCCGATCTTCTCCAGTTCCGCGGCGGTCGCGATGTCGTCGCAGACCAGCAGCCACCGTTCGTCACGATTCGCCGCCGAGCGCTGCAACTCCCTGACGGTCTCGACGACATCACCGGTCCCGTCCAGACGGAAGGCCCGCACCAGGCCGGCGAGGCCCCGGTCCAGCTCCTTCGGCGTGACGGCCCGCAGCCACCACACCACGTCGTAGCCGCCGCTGAAGCGGTGGCAGAACTCCAGGGCGATCTCGCTCTTCCCGACTCCCGGACGCCCCGTCACACGGCAGATGCCGCCGGTCCGGCCGGCCGTGCTGAGCGCCGTACGGAGCCCGTCGAGGGTTCCGTCACGCCCGACGAAAGAGGCGTTGCGAGGAGCGATGTTCTGTCTTCTGGGCCGATTGGGGAAGTTGAGCCTGCGCGGTCCGGGGGCCGGCGGGGCGGCCGTCATGTTGAGACCGCGCATCAGCGTCTCGACCGCCCCGGACTCGGGCAGATGGCGCAGATCGATCTGCTGGTGGTGGGAGAGCCGGCGGGGCGGCGCCTCCTGCTCCACCAGTACCAGACGCACATTGGGGTGCGAGAGGTCCGCGAGGAGGTCGCCCCGCTCGGGTCGCAGGCCCGTCGGGGAGAGCAGCAGCACCATGGCGTCGGGGGACGGGCGCTGCCCGTTGTAGGCCGCGAACCTGAGCCTGGTCACGGCGACACCGGCCGCGGCGAGCTGTGCCTCGATCCACTCCGCCCAGGCGAGATGGTGTGCCGCGTGGACCACGAGGGCCTGCTGGGAGCCCCCGGTCCGGCCGGAGCCGAGCGCGTCGGCGAGCTGGGTGAAGCTCGGCGCCAGGGGCCGGTCTGCGGGGTCCTCACCCTGACCGGCCGTCAGCGCGAGGGCGCGCTGGTACGTCGCGTCGTACGGAATCTCCACGTACCCGGTCCGGCCCGCACCCCACAGCGGCTGGAAGCTCTCCCGCACCCGGTCGCGGGCCAGGCGCAGTTGGTCCTCCATCCTGGGGTCCGCCTGGAGGCCCACCCCGACGACGTCGATCCGGCGCGCGTCGGCGGCGGGGACACCGGCGGCGAGCGCCGCCGCGGCCTGGATCGACCACGAGTTGAGCGAGAAGCAGGTGACCAGGGTGTGCGGGAGATGGGCCCACCGGGTGAGCTCGTCCTCCGTCCGGAAGACCGGCGCGTCGATGAGGACCTGGTCGTACTCGCCGAAGGGGAACCCGTCGCGGCCCGGCAGCGCCTTGAGACCGTCG
This window of the Streptomyces niveus genome carries:
- the fxsT gene encoding FxSxx-COOH system tetratricopeptide repeat protein — protein: MSEADVGIRGPRVAMFCSTAENIGQTSTLLSVAVTLAASGRRVLVLDARRAGVRAADMLRRLLPPGAEPDGAGASAGSVTLPAVNSRTSPALPPERRWRIAPGADSPVLSLVTLDELDGLKALPGRDGFPFGEYDQVLIDAPVFRTEDELTRWAHLPHTLVTCFSLNSWSIQAAAALAAGVPAADARRIDVVGVGLQADPRMEDQLRLARDRVRESFQPLWGAGRTGYVEIPYDATYQRALALTAGQGEDPADRPLAPSFTQLADALGSGRTGGSQQALVVHAAHHLAWAEWIEAQLAAAGVAVTRLRFAAYNGQRPSPDAMVLLLSPTGLRPERGDLLADLSHPNVRLVLVEQEAPPRRLSHHQQIDLRHLPESGAVETLMRGLNMTAAPPAPGPRRLNFPNRPRRQNIAPRNASFVGRDGTLDGLRTALSTAGRTGGICRVTGRPGVGKSEIALEFCHRFSGGYDVVWWLRAVTPKELDRGLAGLVRAFRLDGTGDVVETVRELQRSAANRDERWLLVCDDIATAAELEKIGGLLPRPSERCHVLATVRGTDSAADSGAVVVEPFTDEESELLLSVMVPNLPSAAARRVGQTVGRLPLSVYLAAAWLGVETARGVDTDNLMRTEAIRRAVERFTDLFDRHQRRLLRDMPNVPLPRVLLEVAFASLEETAAAHVWARVAGGSDPLVWLAEVCALLAGAGMDLPLLRSPQMQAAVVRRRREPPSPGDAPMSGPAPEPGDGAHLDEPLMVDVALWALNRYGLVEFDFARPDEPVRMHGVVRELVVRRMGSRRAGREAELREVVGRYEPAADGAGRREGPRAKEYMDRRARQIEALRLWDDTRPQVRGRLLGHLHDLVRSGDKVSLEEALRVGEFAVNSWHDGRTPEYLRLLALKSQAHRRLGQYGDAGRLARTSLHGYRALLGPNHPRALQTNRLYSAGLRAVGNFSDGLAEDDSAAQSMLELLGPRHEATALVEHTLALSLALNGDYHKALRLLQNLHNQRRAIAGPDSARVVELVPFLAAMHRNLGQNAESFDLLKRLMLRRSSSDANPLPVPLRVDAENGLAVSERRLGHLDGARERDLRVLELALERLGEQHLATLRCRFSLAVDLCALGEFEDAVAETERCLTRIESTLGAVHPFAQLCRVRLGVHLRYAGRHAPALEIGTAAQSALRERMGSGHPWVMAAAVGVAGALFETGRLDEAAALEKFARDGYDRLEMARHPFRAVAADNLAITEAKLRGGPHTPEMARRRGDIDMELPGV